A region from the Variovorax sp. RKNM96 genome encodes:
- a CDS encoding aspartate aminotransferase family protein, which translates to MSSNDDPKFWQQARQHLVRYGGSFEPLIIERAQGCFVYDADGRGILDFTSGQMSALLGHSHPDIVAVVTEQIRSLDHLFSGMLSRPVVALAAEIARHAPPGLERCLLLSTGAESNEAALRMAKLVTGRHEVVAFTQSWHGMTGSAAAATYSAGRKGYGPAAAGSLAIPAPNAYRPRFTTAEGALDWRRELDDGFEQVDRQSTGALAAFIAEPILSSGGILELPPGYMAALKKKCEERGMLLILDEAQTGVGRTGLMFACERDGVAPDILTLSKTLGAGLPLAAMVTTAAIEEEAHARGFLFYTTHVSDPLPAAVGLKVLEVVERDGLVERARVAGARLEKGLRALQSRHECIGDVRGRGLLLGLEVVASRETREPAFELGEAVTRECMKLGLSMNIVKLPSMGGVFRIAPPLTISDSEIDLGLELLDKAIGTAVRGA; encoded by the coding sequence ATGAGCAGCAACGACGACCCCAAGTTCTGGCAACAGGCCCGGCAGCATCTGGTGCGCTACGGCGGCAGCTTCGAGCCCTTGATCATTGAGCGCGCACAGGGCTGCTTCGTCTACGACGCCGATGGCCGCGGCATCCTCGATTTCACTTCGGGCCAGATGAGCGCCCTGCTGGGGCACTCGCATCCGGACATCGTCGCGGTGGTCACCGAGCAGATCCGCTCGCTGGACCACCTCTTCAGCGGCATGCTGTCGCGGCCGGTGGTGGCGCTCGCCGCGGAAATCGCGCGGCATGCGCCGCCCGGGCTGGAGCGCTGCCTGCTGCTGAGCACCGGCGCGGAGTCGAACGAAGCGGCGCTTCGCATGGCCAAGCTCGTCACGGGCCGGCACGAGGTGGTGGCCTTCACGCAGTCATGGCATGGCATGACCGGCAGTGCGGCCGCGGCCACCTACAGCGCCGGCCGCAAGGGCTACGGTCCGGCCGCGGCCGGCTCGCTGGCCATTCCGGCGCCGAACGCCTACCGGCCGCGCTTCACGACGGCGGAGGGCGCGCTCGACTGGCGCCGCGAACTCGACGACGGCTTCGAGCAGGTCGACCGGCAGTCCACCGGCGCGCTCGCCGCGTTCATCGCGGAGCCCATCCTCAGCAGCGGCGGCATCCTCGAGCTGCCGCCGGGCTACATGGCAGCGCTCAAGAAGAAGTGCGAGGAGCGCGGCATGCTGCTGATCCTCGACGAGGCGCAGACCGGCGTCGGCCGCACCGGGCTGATGTTCGCGTGCGAGCGCGACGGCGTCGCGCCCGACATCCTCACGCTCTCCAAGACGCTGGGCGCGGGCCTGCCGCTGGCGGCGATGGTGACGACCGCCGCAATCGAGGAAGAGGCCCATGCGCGCGGCTTCCTGTTCTACACGACGCACGTCTCCGACCCGCTGCCGGCCGCGGTCGGGTTGAAGGTGCTGGAGGTCGTGGAGCGCGACGGGCTCGTCGAACGCGCACGCGTCGCCGGCGCGCGCCTGGAAAAGGGACTGCGGGCGCTGCAGTCGCGCCACGAATGCATCGGCGATGTGCGCGGCCGCGGCCTGCTGCTCGGGCTGGAAGTCGTCGCCAGCCGCGAGACCCGCGAGCCGGCCTTCGAGCTCGGCGAGGCCGTCACGCGCGAATGCATGAAGCTCGGTCTGAGCATGAACATCGTGAAGCTGCCGTCGATGGGCGGCGTCTTCCGGATCGCGCCGCCGCTGACGATCAGCGACAGCGAGATCGACCTCGGCCTGGAGCTGCTCGACAAGGCGATCGGGACGGCGGTGAGAGGGGCGTAG
- a CDS encoding styrene monooxygenase/indole monooxygenase family protein → MKRIAIVGAGQSGLQLGLGLLAAGYEVTMFSNRTGEDIRHGKVMSSQCMFDTSLQIERDLGLDHWASICPTVDGIGLAVPHPEQKGAKAIDWAARLNASAQSVDQRVKIPAWMDEFQKKGGELVFKDAGIDELEACTQSHDLTLVASGKGEISKLFERDAHKSPYDKPQRALALTYVKGMTPREPFSAVCFNLIPGVGEYFVFPALTTTGPCEIMVFEGVPGGPMDCWADVKTPEEHLARSKWILDTFTPWEAERCKDVELTDDNGILAGRFAPTVRKPVATLPSGRKVLGLADVVVLNDPITGQGSNNAAKCADTYLKSILARGEGAADAAWMQQTFDRYWFGYAQWVTQWTNMLLAPPPPHVLNLLGSAGAVPPLASAFANGFDDPRTFFPWFADAAESERYIATCAAVA, encoded by the coding sequence ATGAAGCGAATCGCCATCGTCGGCGCGGGCCAGTCGGGCCTGCAACTGGGGCTCGGCCTGCTCGCGGCAGGCTACGAGGTCACGATGTTCAGCAACCGCACGGGCGAGGACATCCGCCACGGCAAGGTGATGTCGAGCCAGTGCATGTTCGACACCTCGCTGCAGATCGAGCGCGACCTGGGGCTGGACCACTGGGCGAGCATTTGCCCCACGGTGGACGGCATCGGCCTGGCCGTGCCGCATCCCGAGCAGAAGGGCGCCAAGGCCATCGACTGGGCCGCGCGCCTGAACGCGAGCGCGCAGTCGGTCGACCAGCGCGTGAAGATCCCGGCATGGATGGACGAGTTCCAGAAGAAGGGCGGCGAGCTGGTCTTCAAGGACGCGGGCATTGACGAACTCGAGGCCTGCACGCAGAGCCACGACCTGACGCTGGTGGCGAGCGGCAAGGGCGAGATCTCGAAGCTCTTCGAGCGCGATGCACACAAGTCGCCCTACGACAAGCCGCAGCGCGCACTGGCGCTGACCTATGTGAAGGGCATGACACCGCGCGAGCCGTTCTCGGCGGTGTGCTTCAACCTGATTCCCGGCGTGGGCGAATACTTCGTGTTCCCGGCACTGACCACGACGGGGCCGTGCGAAATCATGGTGTTCGAAGGCGTGCCCGGCGGGCCGATGGACTGCTGGGCCGACGTGAAGACGCCCGAGGAGCACCTCGCGCGCAGCAAGTGGATCCTCGACACCTTCACACCGTGGGAGGCCGAGCGCTGCAAGGACGTCGAACTCACCGACGACAACGGCATCCTCGCTGGCCGCTTCGCGCCGACGGTGCGCAAGCCTGTCGCAACGCTGCCCTCGGGCCGCAAGGTGCTGGGCCTGGCCGACGTGGTGGTGCTCAACGATCCGATCACGGGGCAGGGTTCCAACAACGCGGCCAAGTGCGCCGATACCTATTTGAAAAGCATCCTCGCGCGCGGCGAAGGCGCGGCCGATGCGGCCTGGATGCAGCAGACCTTCGACCGCTACTGGTTCGGCTACGCGCAGTGGGTCACGCAGTGGACCAACATGCTGCTCGCGCCGCCGCCGCCCCATGTGCTCAACCTGCTCGGCAGCGCCGGTGCGGTGCCGCCGCTGGCGAGCGCCTTCGCCAATGGCTTCGACGATCCGCGCACCTTCTTCCCGTGGTTCGCCGACGCCGCGGAATCGGAGCGCTACATCGCCACCTGCGCCGCAGTCGCATAG
- a CDS encoding AraC family transcriptional regulator: METVTTPTLPLPLQRYRLFESHDMDEARESVARVFCPHGLVMLKPRTELDACHHSARLHRDVSLNYVQYGPGVQIDPGYLQDFFLLQIPLRGGAEIRCGAQHVDATPRLASLPSPTEPLSMRWADGSPHLIVQLARSALLSRLESLLQAPVGQPLVFDLGVPLDNPVLAPLVHFIDYLRLTLDAGNALQAGSPLAEHAEAYLMSSLLMSAGHNHSRALAGDARRRLLPRVVRRAQEYMAANAELPLSLADICREVGCSARALQLAFREHAGRGPMEFLRETRLDKVRAELQSSAGIVGTGVREVAQKYGFLHLGHFAAQYRARFGERPSETRGLDS, from the coding sequence ATGGAAACCGTCACGACCCCCACGTTGCCTCTGCCGCTGCAGCGCTATCGGCTGTTCGAGAGCCACGACATGGACGAGGCCCGCGAAAGCGTCGCCCGCGTGTTCTGCCCGCACGGGCTGGTGATGCTGAAGCCGCGCACCGAACTGGACGCCTGCCACCACAGCGCGCGGCTGCACCGGGACGTGAGCCTCAATTACGTGCAGTACGGGCCCGGCGTGCAGATCGATCCGGGGTACCTGCAAGACTTTTTCCTGCTGCAGATTCCGTTGCGCGGCGGTGCGGAGATCCGCTGCGGCGCACAACATGTGGACGCGACGCCGCGGCTTGCGTCACTGCCCTCGCCGACCGAGCCGCTTTCGATGCGCTGGGCGGATGGGAGTCCGCACCTGATCGTGCAGCTGGCGCGCTCGGCGCTGCTGTCACGGCTCGAATCCCTGCTGCAGGCGCCTGTCGGACAGCCGCTGGTGTTCGACCTGGGTGTGCCACTGGACAACCCGGTGCTGGCGCCGCTGGTGCATTTCATCGACTACCTGCGGCTCACGCTAGACGCCGGCAATGCGCTGCAGGCCGGCAGCCCGTTGGCCGAGCATGCGGAGGCGTACCTGATGTCCAGCCTGCTGATGTCGGCGGGGCACAACCATTCGCGCGCCCTCGCCGGAGACGCCCGGCGGCGCCTGCTGCCGCGTGTGGTGCGCAGGGCGCAGGAATACATGGCGGCCAACGCCGAGCTTCCCCTGTCGTTGGCCGACATCTGCCGCGAAGTCGGCTGCAGTGCGCGCGCGTTGCAACTGGCGTTTCGCGAGCATGCGGGGCGGGGACCGATGGAGTTCTTGCGCGAGACCCGACTCGACAAGGTGCGGGCCGAACTGCAGTCATCGGCCGGCATCGTTGGAACCGGCGTGCGCGAGGTGGCGCAGAAGTACGGGTTTCTTCACCTGGGGCACTTTGCGGCGCAGTACCGCGCGCGCTTCGGGGAGCGGCCGTCGGAGACGCGGGGTTTGGACAGCTAG
- a CDS encoding SDR family oxidoreductase: protein MFKGLAGKSAIVTGGATLIGVGVVRALHAAGVKVVVADIDADNGQALADSLGAGVRFVRTDITDDAQVQACVAEAAAQHGGVHFLVNLACSYVDDGFKSPRADWLTSFNVNVASAVAMLQAAHPHMVAAGGGAVVNFTSISSRVAQTGRWLYPVSKAAMAQLTRNMAMDLAQDNIRVNSVSPGWTWSAVMERLSGNDRAKTDRVAAPFHLLGRVGDPDEVAQVVLFLCSDHASFVTGADYAVDGGYSAMGPEQAVPAIPQLMD, encoded by the coding sequence ATGTTCAAGGGACTCGCAGGCAAGAGCGCCATCGTCACCGGCGGCGCCACATTGATAGGCGTGGGCGTGGTGCGCGCGCTGCACGCGGCCGGCGTGAAGGTGGTCGTTGCCGACATCGATGCCGACAACGGCCAGGCGCTGGCCGATTCGCTCGGCGCGGGCGTGCGCTTCGTGCGCACCGACATCACCGACGACGCACAGGTGCAGGCCTGCGTGGCCGAGGCGGCGGCACAGCACGGCGGGGTGCACTTTCTCGTCAACCTGGCGTGCTCTTATGTGGACGACGGCTTCAAGTCGCCGCGCGCCGACTGGCTCACCTCGTTCAACGTGAACGTGGCGAGCGCGGTGGCGATGCTGCAGGCCGCGCATCCGCACATGGTGGCGGCCGGCGGCGGGGCGGTGGTCAATTTCACGAGCATCTCGTCGCGCGTGGCGCAGACGGGGCGCTGGCTCTATCCGGTGAGCAAGGCCGCGATGGCGCAGCTCACCCGCAACATGGCGATGGACCTGGCGCAGGACAACATCCGGGTCAACAGCGTGTCGCCGGGCTGGACCTGGTCGGCCGTGATGGAACGCCTGAGCGGCAACGACCGCGCCAAGACCGATCGCGTGGCCGCACCCTTCCACCTGCTCGGGCGCGTCGGCGATCCGGACGAGGTGGCGCAGGTGGTGCTGTTCCTGTGCTCCGACCATGCGAGCTTCGTGACCGGCGCCGACTACGCGGTGGACGGCGGCTATTCCGCCATGGGCCCCGAGCAGGCCGTGCCCGCCATTCCCCAGTTGATGGACTGA
- a CDS encoding LysR family transcriptional regulator gives MSQSLDIDLLRSFVAIAETGVLGQAALRVGRTQSALSMQMQRLEGIVEQPLLHRTGRGVTLTATGERLLVRAGELLRKHDEALAELRGEQLSGVLRFSCPDDYAVVFLPYLLQSFASLHPRVQLEVMCAPTPRLHELLARHAVDLALVSVAGDAAGDDVIRREPLVWVAHRDGAAASLDPLPLALGAPDALDHRLPRQALEAAGRAYRLAYASSSLSGLVGMARSGQAVIVLTRTAVPDDLQILTPAQGFPDLPSVGVTLAFDREAPTALTAAFAAHVRKFLPAA, from the coding sequence GTGAGCCAGTCCCTGGACATCGACCTCTTGCGCAGCTTCGTGGCCATCGCCGAGACGGGCGTGCTGGGCCAGGCGGCCCTGCGCGTGGGCCGCACGCAGTCGGCGCTCAGCATGCAGATGCAGCGGCTCGAAGGCATCGTCGAGCAACCTCTGCTGCACCGGACCGGGCGAGGCGTCACGCTCACCGCGACCGGCGAGCGCCTCCTCGTGCGTGCGGGCGAGCTGCTGCGCAAGCACGACGAAGCACTGGCCGAGCTGCGAGGCGAGCAACTGTCCGGCGTGCTGCGCTTCAGCTGCCCCGACGACTATGCCGTCGTCTTCCTGCCGTACCTGCTGCAGAGCTTTGCGAGCCTGCATCCGCGGGTGCAACTCGAAGTGATGTGCGCGCCGACGCCGCGGCTGCACGAGCTCCTGGCGCGGCACGCGGTCGACCTCGCGCTGGTGTCGGTGGCGGGCGATGCCGCTGGTGACGACGTGATCCGCCGCGAACCGCTGGTCTGGGTGGCGCACCGCGACGGTGCCGCCGCGTCGCTGGACCCGCTGCCGCTGGCGCTGGGTGCGCCGGATGCACTCGACCACCGGCTGCCGAGGCAGGCGCTGGAGGCCGCGGGCCGCGCCTACCGGCTCGCCTATGCCAGCAGCAGCCTCTCGGGCCTGGTCGGCATGGCGCGCTCGGGCCAGGCCGTCATCGTGTTGACGCGCACGGCCGTTCCCGACGATCTGCAGATCCTCACACCGGCGCAAGGGTTTCCCGACCTGCCGAGCGTCGGGGTCACGCTGGCGTTCGACCGCGAGGCGCCGACTGCGTTGACGGCTGCATTCGCGGCGCATGTCAGGAAATTTCTTCCGGCCGCCTGA